In Chryseobacterium gleum, a single genomic region encodes these proteins:
- a CDS encoding TonB-dependent receptor → MKKVLLSAACLGTTTLFAQVKDSLQTKNVDEVVMTASRKKENIKEVPSSITIVGEKQIQSQLTVNSDITSILQYTVPSLGTNSGQTSNTGQTLRGRQVLVLIDGIPQSTPLRNGARDLRTIDPSAIERIEVIKGASSIYGNGADGGIINYITKRNKTDKKISGISQIGLTGQPYGGTLGVRASQLVSGKINKFDYTLSLAYERTGYTKDGNGVLISPTYSIAKMGNYNGLLKIGYDINENQRIEASYIGYSSRSDLNVGLKTGKYGITPTIGEGIGKGLETTPQGTPKNHNIRVSYDNKNLFARTSLNVNLYYQDFKTVYGYSDTFFNGGQSNVISKKAGARFNFDTQLWSSANSQGEIIYGADILNDETVQKLEDGRFWTPNMNMTNIAPFVLAKIDLFKKFTIKGGLRYENIRVNVDDFNTLSTLKSDGTFTKSIPVAGGKLNYNALVGNIGVRYNIEPYINLFGSFSQAYSINELGRILRTSTSETIKNLETKPIIVNNYELGATGQLSSWMNYELTSYVSTSKLGASFVQSPDRALMIQRSPEIVYGVEGFLHFTPVKWIRFGGSYSWMEGITSVKDDGDYSTKINNSRISAPKVLAYVQARPIPALSIGFDMLHSFQQNRFEPNAKTGLYAYGEGYVPEYTVFNFKSSYEVNNNWRVSLGIENLFNKLYQPAISWWTARDSDFTNALGLRGTFMVEYRF, encoded by the coding sequence ATGAAAAAAGTGCTTTTATCAGCTGCCTGCTTAGGAACTACTACCCTTTTTGCCCAGGTAAAAGACAGTTTACAAACTAAAAATGTAGATGAGGTGGTAATGACTGCTTCCAGAAAAAAGGAAAACATCAAAGAAGTTCCTAGCTCTATCACAATTGTTGGTGAAAAGCAGATTCAGTCTCAACTGACTGTTAACTCAGATATTACAAGTATCCTACAGTACACCGTTCCGAGTTTGGGAACCAATTCAGGACAGACTTCCAATACAGGACAGACGTTAAGAGGACGCCAGGTTCTGGTTTTGATTGATGGCATTCCGCAGTCTACACCACTTCGTAACGGAGCCAGAGATTTAAGGACGATTGATCCTTCAGCGATTGAAAGAATAGAGGTGATCAAAGGAGCTTCCTCTATCTATGGAAACGGAGCCGACGGAGGGATCATCAATTATATTACGAAAAGAAACAAAACAGATAAAAAAATCTCAGGAATTTCACAGATTGGTCTCACCGGACAGCCTTATGGTGGTACCTTAGGAGTAAGAGCCAGTCAGCTTGTATCGGGAAAGATCAACAAATTTGACTATACCCTTTCATTAGCTTATGAAAGAACCGGATATACGAAAGACGGAAATGGCGTTTTAATAAGCCCGACTTACAGCATTGCCAAGATGGGCAATTACAACGGATTGCTGAAAATAGGCTATGATATCAACGAAAATCAGAGAATTGAGGCTTCTTACATTGGTTATTCTTCAAGATCAGATCTGAATGTAGGATTAAAAACGGGAAAGTACGGCATAACACCAACCATTGGTGAAGGAATCGGAAAAGGTTTGGAAACAACCCCTCAGGGAACTCCGAAAAACCACAACATCAGAGTGAGCTATGACAATAAAAATCTTTTTGCCAGAACCTCTTTAAATGTCAATCTTTATTACCAGGATTTTAAAACCGTCTACGGCTACAGCGATACGTTCTTCAATGGCGGTCAATCTAATGTAATCTCAAAAAAAGCAGGAGCCAGATTTAATTTCGATACCCAGCTTTGGAGTTCGGCCAACTCTCAGGGAGAAATTATCTATGGAGCTGATATTCTGAATGATGAAACTGTACAAAAGCTGGAAGACGGACGTTTCTGGACTCCTAACATGAATATGACCAATATTGCACCTTTTGTGCTGGCAAAAATTGATCTGTTTAAAAAGTTCACCATCAAAGGAGGGCTTCGCTACGAAAACATCAGAGTAAATGTTGATGATTTCAATACCCTTTCTACCCTTAAAAGTGACGGAACTTTCACCAAAAGCATTCCTGTAGCCGGCGGAAAGCTGAACTATAATGCTTTGGTCGGAAACATTGGTGTTCGCTACAATATTGAACCTTATATCAACCTTTTTGGAAGCTTTTCTCAGGCGTACTCTATCAATGAGTTGGGAAGAATCTTAAGAACCTCAACTTCTGAAACGATCAAAAACCTGGAAACCAAACCGATTATTGTCAACAATTATGAATTGGGCGCTACAGGGCAGCTTTCCAGCTGGATGAATTATGAATTAACGTCTTATGTAAGTACCTCAAAACTGGGAGCCTCATTCGTACAAAGTCCGGACAGAGCATTAATGATTCAGCGATCTCCTGAAATTGTCTACGGAGTCGAAGGATTTTTACACTTTACCCCAGTGAAATGGATCCGGTTTGGCGGAAGCTACAGCTGGATGGAAGGAATTACTTCTGTAAAAGATGACGGTGATTATTCCACAAAAATCAACAACAGCAGAATTTCTGCTCCTAAAGTTTTGGCATATGTGCAGGCCAGACCGATCCCTGCTCTCTCCATTGGATTTGATATGCTTCACTCTTTCCAGCAAAACAGATTTGAACCTAATGCCAAGACGGGATTATATGCTTATGGTGAAGGATATGTACCTGAGTATACTGTTTTCAATTTCAAATCAAGTTATGAGGTTAATAACAACTGGAGAGTATCATTAGGTATTGAAAACCTTTTCAATAAACTGTACCAGCCTGCTATTTCATGGTGGACCGCAAGAGACAGTGATTTTACCAATGCTCTGGGATTGAGAGGAACATTCATGGTTGAATATAGATTTTAA
- a CDS encoding PepSY-associated TM helix domain-containing protein, with the protein MKKKHHHKKKPGFIKKWSAKLHLWFGLGIGFLIFIISITGALYVFKDEVENITRKDVIYHHEQNIEQKQVLPIRVMEKAVAEQVKEKYPIHWVNVPIDKKMSYMFFWYEHNTDSWNYFDEFPIYKQAYVNPYTGKVLRVYDEKNGFFNIVKMIHWSYLLKQDWGTYVVGIPVIIFIIMLISGIILWWPKNKAARKQRFTFKWKNIKSWKRKNYDLHNVLGFYASIFALIFSITGLFYAFFVVQAMIYVIFSGGETKYPDFSHIKTKAPIELRTEGTLDKIINTVQTKYPDAYGFAIDLGHPHMDDHEHPNFEVYVKHLSYSYHKSSSLIFDENSGELLHTHDPKDKNFGEKVVNANYDIHVGAILGLPTKIIAFIVSLICASLPVTGFMIWWGRKKKNQ; encoded by the coding sequence ATGAAGAAAAAGCATCATCATAAAAAGAAACCGGGATTCATTAAAAAATGGTCTGCAAAGCTGCATCTCTGGTTCGGATTGGGCATAGGTTTCCTGATCTTTATTATTTCTATTACCGGAGCATTATACGTTTTTAAGGATGAAGTAGAAAATATCACCCGAAAAGATGTCATCTACCATCATGAGCAGAATATTGAACAGAAGCAGGTACTTCCTATCCGGGTAATGGAAAAGGCTGTCGCGGAACAGGTAAAAGAAAAATATCCGATCCACTGGGTCAATGTTCCAATCGATAAAAAAATGTCCTACATGTTCTTCTGGTACGAACATAATACGGATTCCTGGAATTATTTTGATGAATTTCCTATTTACAAACAGGCTTATGTAAACCCATACACCGGAAAGGTACTGAGAGTTTATGATGAGAAAAACGGATTCTTCAATATTGTAAAAATGATACACTGGAGCTATCTTCTGAAACAGGACTGGGGAACGTATGTGGTGGGAATTCCAGTTATTATCTTTATCATTATGCTCATCTCCGGGATTATTCTTTGGTGGCCCAAGAACAAAGCAGCAAGAAAACAGCGTTTCACTTTCAAATGGAAAAATATCAAAAGCTGGAAACGAAAGAACTATGATCTTCATAACGTATTAGGATTTTATGCATCTATCTTTGCTTTGATCTTTTCCATCACAGGACTTTTCTATGCATTCTTTGTCGTTCAGGCGATGATTTATGTGATCTTTTCCGGTGGAGAAACAAAGTACCCTGACTTCTCCCATATCAAGACAAAAGCTCCCATTGAGCTGAGAACAGAAGGAACGCTTGATAAAATTATAAATACTGTACAGACAAAATATCCCGATGCCTATGGTTTTGCTATAGATCTGGGCCACCCTCACATGGATGATCACGAGCACCCTAACTTTGAAGTGTATGTGAAGCATTTGTCTTATTCTTATCATAAAAGCAGCAGCTTAATCTTTGATGAAAATTCAGGAGAACTTCTCCATACTCATGATCCGAAGGACAAAAACTTTGGCGAGAAAGTGGTAAATGCCAATTACGACATTCACGTAGGGGCAATTTTAGGACTTCCTACCAAGATTATTGCTTTTATTGTAAGTCTTATATGCGCCTCTCTTCCGGTTACAGGATTTATGATCTGGTGGGGAAGAAAAAAGAAAAATCAATAA
- a CDS encoding ROK family protein, which translates to MSLIDLSKQVALGVDIGGTNTKFGIVNHRGEVLDKGNLRTDAYDKVEDFIDALYEHVHPMMEKHGTEKHFDGIGVGAPNANYYKGTIELAPNLPWKGVIPFAELMKAKFGLPCTVTNDANAAALGEMLFGAARGMKDFIMITLGTGVGSGIIANGSLIYGHDGFAGELGHTIVKPGGRKHWSTGSEGSLEAYASATGITITAKKMRAEFPESMLNQYPEDAINSKTVYECAIKEDPIAIEVFRYTGQKLGEALANFVMFSSPEAILLFGGVIKAGDFILKPAKLHMERNLLPIFRNKVKLVFSELDEADAAILGASALVWEK; encoded by the coding sequence ATGTCATTAATAGATTTATCAAAACAAGTTGCCCTTGGAGTTGACATCGGCGGAACCAATACTAAATTCGGAATCGTAAACCACCGTGGAGAAGTTCTGGATAAAGGAAATCTGAGAACCGATGCTTATGACAAAGTTGAGGATTTCATCGATGCTTTGTATGAACATGTTCATCCCATGATGGAAAAACATGGTACTGAAAAGCATTTTGACGGAATCGGGGTAGGAGCACCCAATGCCAACTACTATAAAGGAACCATTGAACTGGCTCCTAACCTTCCCTGGAAAGGAGTGATTCCTTTTGCCGAACTGATGAAAGCAAAATTCGGTCTCCCTTGTACGGTTACCAATGATGCCAATGCAGCAGCCCTTGGAGAAATGCTTTTCGGAGCAGCCAGAGGAATGAAGGATTTTATCATGATTACACTGGGAACAGGAGTAGGAAGCGGAATCATTGCCAACGGAAGTTTAATCTATGGACATGACGGGTTTGCCGGAGAATTAGGACATACAATAGTGAAACCCGGCGGTAGAAAGCACTGGAGCACAGGTTCTGAAGGAAGTCTGGAGGCTTATGCTTCTGCAACAGGAATTACCATCACCGCAAAGAAAATGAGAGCAGAGTTCCCGGAATCTATGCTGAATCAATATCCTGAAGATGCCATCAATTCTAAAACGGTATACGAATGTGCCATCAAAGAAGACCCTATCGCTATTGAGGTTTTCCGATATACGGGTCAGAAGCTGGGAGAAGCATTAGCTAATTTTGTGATGTTCTCTTCACCTGAAGCTATTCTTTTATTTGGAGGAGTGATTAAAGCGGGAGATTTTATTTTAAAACCAGCTAAGCTTCATATGGAAAGAAACCTTCTTCCTATTTTCAGAAATAAGGTAAAACTGGTATTCAGTGAGCTTGACGAAGCAGATGCTGCCATTCTTGGAGCAAGTGCTTTGGTTTGGGAAAAATAA
- the msrA gene encoding peptide-methionine (S)-S-oxide reductase MsrA gives MDNNNLEQITFGGGCFWCVESCFNMLKGVQSAISGYSGGHKDNPTYQEVCTGETGHAEVVQITYDPAVISYEQLMDVFFFLHDPTQLNRQGNDIGTQYRSVIYYKDDAEKAKAEEAIKVSQESGRWAGTYVTELTKFDKFWPAEQYHQGYYNENPTQPYCSAVVGPKIQKFKKHFGELGMLNAE, from the coding sequence ATGGACAACAATAATTTAGAACAGATTACTTTCGGGGGCGGATGTTTCTGGTGTGTGGAAAGCTGTTTCAATATGCTGAAAGGGGTACAATCTGCTATTTCAGGATATTCAGGCGGACATAAAGACAATCCGACTTATCAGGAAGTTTGTACAGGAGAAACAGGACATGCGGAAGTGGTGCAGATTACTTATGATCCGGCTGTTATTTCTTACGAACAGCTAATGGATGTATTTTTCTTTCTTCATGATCCCACTCAGCTGAACAGACAGGGAAATGATATCGGAACTCAATATCGTTCTGTTATCTATTATAAAGATGATGCAGAGAAGGCAAAAGCAGAAGAAGCCATCAAAGTATCTCAGGAATCAGGAAGATGGGCTGGTACTTATGTCACAGAGCTAACGAAATTCGATAAATTCTGGCCGGCAGAACAGTATCATCAGGGATATTACAATGAAAACCCGACACAGCCTTATTGCAGCGCTGTAGTGGGGCCTAAAATTCAGAAGTTTAAAAAACATTTCGGAGAATTGGGAATGCTGAATGCAGAGTAA